The following proteins are co-located in the Maridesulfovibrio sp. genome:
- a CDS encoding WD40 repeat domain-containing protein has translation MNKKSIIIALTALIVIVSGCAKQPSPETDEPTIVTDGSFDVSKLVGKTPLSLAGYVEYAASQQYSSLDSIYNRPPEDMAGNYIVQLSKSNEIVNLDEDVSTFIHEGSVLASGGKNGVVRLYGGQGCAAVQAASNPVNSVAWFPDSPYLAVSSGQGKVVEIFNVKECARVRIHDVNSTVDMFAVSPRGSWLALIDEARRLWVGPPNGKLRKIDRFTYQPLSLTFSNEEGILMGVDTTGKMVMWSPLKLTRIFDQKIKGGPFKSVKAYGPHLNIVTEKDQRFQWDVSKRVKSPFFEQEDGFFLKNGVLFYKSPRKRFSRKIQFKPVSFSVERSPSGKVYRVSDVDGAIRYYSSLDGSPLKGEYDFADWKEVKIERDYCFAERGREFSLAVPIAQREFQRLYCRYIPSKGYYLWWKKVARPDDYFKSRGMLPRRSGISVETPLEWEPLERKRIDIRD, from the coding sequence ATGAATAAAAAATCAATCATTATAGCCCTGACAGCTCTTATCGTGATTGTTTCCGGATGTGCAAAGCAGCCTTCTCCGGAGACGGATGAACCTACGATTGTTACTGATGGCAGCTTTGATGTGTCGAAGCTTGTGGGTAAAACTCCACTCAGTCTTGCCGGTTATGTTGAGTATGCAGCTTCTCAGCAATATTCTTCGTTGGACAGCATTTACAATCGTCCCCCGGAAGATATGGCCGGAAATTATATTGTGCAACTCAGCAAAAGCAACGAAATTGTGAATCTGGATGAGGATGTTTCTACCTTTATACATGAAGGCAGTGTTCTTGCTTCAGGCGGCAAAAATGGAGTTGTCCGTTTGTACGGGGGGCAGGGGTGTGCTGCTGTCCAGGCCGCTTCAAATCCGGTTAATTCCGTAGCATGGTTTCCTGATTCTCCCTATTTGGCTGTTTCATCCGGTCAGGGTAAGGTTGTCGAAATATTTAATGTTAAGGAATGTGCACGGGTGCGTATTCATGACGTGAACAGCACTGTAGATATGTTCGCTGTTTCTCCCCGGGGAAGCTGGCTGGCTTTGATTGATGAGGCCCGCAGGTTATGGGTCGGCCCGCCTAATGGAAAATTGCGCAAGATCGATCGTTTTACCTATCAGCCTCTTTCCCTGACCTTTTCCAATGAAGAAGGTATCCTCATGGGTGTGGATACTACCGGGAAAATGGTCATGTGGAGTCCGCTTAAATTGACTCGAATTTTTGATCAGAAGATTAAAGGCGGGCCTTTTAAATCGGTTAAAGCTTATGGCCCCCATCTCAATATTGTTACAGAGAAGGATCAGCGTTTTCAGTGGGATGTCAGTAAGAGGGTAAAGTCTCCTTTCTTTGAGCAGGAAGATGGTTTTTTTCTCAAGAACGGGGTTTTGTTTTACAAGTCCCCGCGCAAACGCTTTTCCAGAAAAATTCAATTTAAGCCGGTTTCTTTTAGCGTGGAACGCTCTCCGTCAGGCAAGGTCTACCGGGTCAGCGATGTGGATGGAGCGATAAGATACTACTCTTCGCTGGATGGCAGTCCTCTCAAGGGGGAGTATGATTTTGCCGACTGGAAGGAAGTTAAGATAGAACGCGATTATTGTTTTGCCGAGCGAGGCCGAGAGTTCTCGCTAGCAGTTCCCATTGCACAGCGAGAATTTCAAAGGTTGTATTGCAGGTATATACCAAGTAAAGGGTATTACCTCTGGTGGAAAAAAGTGGCCCGTCCGGACGACTATTTTAAGTCACGCGGAATGCTTCCTCGTCGCTCGGGAATTTCTGTTGAAACTCCGCTTGAGTGGGAACCGTTGGAGAGAAAACGTATTGATATCAGGGATTAA
- the gspG gene encoding type II secretion system major pseudopilin GspG, with product MQEKRVRIAALKKGQRGFSLIELMIVIVILGLLASMLVPKIMDRPNEARVTKAKMDMKALDSALKLYKLDTGRYPTTEQGLQALITKPETRPVPRNYRKGGYLDSTTAPVDPWGYDYIYRSPGEEGRPYELISLGADGMEGGEDYDADIKSWE from the coding sequence ATGCAGGAAAAAAGAGTTCGTATTGCAGCCCTTAAAAAGGGGCAGCGTGGTTTCAGTCTTATCGAGTTGATGATTGTAATTGTTATCCTCGGTCTGTTGGCTTCAATGTTGGTTCCTAAAATTATGGACCGCCCCAACGAAGCAAGAGTGACTAAGGCTAAGATGGATATGAAAGCCCTTGATTCGGCTTTGAAGCTATATAAGTTGGATACCGGACGTTATCCGACTACTGAGCAGGGACTGCAGGCTTTGATTACCAAGCCGGAAACTCGTCCTGTTCCACGTAACTATCGTAAAGGTGGGTATCTGGATTCTACCACTGCTCCTGTTGATCCTTGGGGTTATGATTATATATATAGAAGTCCCGGAGAGGAAGGACGTCCTTATGAGCTGATTTCGCTTGGTGCTGACGGTATGGAAGGCGGAGAAGATTACGACGCCGATATTAAGAGCTGGGAATAA
- a CDS encoding prepilin-type cleavage/methylation domain-containing protein, with translation MDMHAARRFSGGLTFIELLIVLFIVGMGWFTLMPNLDLAGDRGDDSLSSINALIYEAKTEAVEKDSRQYVYIDFENGLLKWNGEEVALPSEVSSGHFNEYPVDDSGIEFVIYPEGFSDEVRLVFVDGLTVALDPLSVRFVEI, from the coding sequence ATGGATATGCATGCTGCCCGTCGTTTCTCAGGCGGACTGACTTTCATAGAACTCTTAATAGTTCTATTTATAGTGGGCATGGGCTGGTTTACGCTCATGCCCAATCTTGATCTTGCAGGAGACCGGGGCGATGACAGCTTGAGCTCTATTAATGCTTTGATTTATGAGGCAAAGACGGAAGCAGTGGAAAAAGACTCCCGGCAGTACGTGTATATCGATTTTGAAAATGGATTGCTCAAATGGAATGGCGAGGAGGTTGCTCTGCCTTCAGAGGTGTCCAGCGGACATTTTAATGAATATCCAGTTGATGACAGTGGGATTGAGTTTGTTATTTACCCTGAAGGTTTTAGTGACGAGGTGCGTTTGGTCTTTGTGGATGGTTTGACCGTTGCTCTGGACCCACTGTCGGTTCGTTTTGTGGAGATCTAG
- a CDS encoding type II secretion system protein — MACKNGFSLIEIIVALTIAATLSMSFLGVQRQSALMAQSSKDSWNVLNLSQDVLGHKYPDRLNVVSTGWVSWPGPPEGSFRVGLETVSSTGKGFYTLETRSDDYTLEWKIYRVSHKKKLF, encoded by the coding sequence GTGGCGTGCAAGAACGGTTTTTCACTTATTGAGATCATTGTGGCTTTGACCATTGCCGCTACGTTGTCTATGAGCTTTTTGGGAGTGCAGAGGCAGAGCGCACTTATGGCCCAGTCATCAAAAGATTCATGGAATGTTCTGAATTTATCACAGGATGTTTTGGGGCATAAGTATCCGGACAGGTTGAATGTTGTATCCACCGGTTGGGTTTCATGGCCGGGACCTCCTGAAGGCAGTTTCAGGGTTGGACTTGAGACCGTTTCATCTACCGGAAAAGGGTTTTATACTCTTGAAACCCGCAGTGATGACTATACTCTTGAGTGGAAGATTTATCGGGTATCCCACAAGAAGAAGCTGTTTTAA
- a CDS encoding prepilin-type N-terminal cleavage/methylation domain-containing protein: MIYFQRNHTSPESQKGFSLIEVLIGLVLSGLLMSMVAMVLGQSVTNNEVVRSSAGLSSRMFTLRRILHRDLQNIIPGRPLGVEGNGFSLESTHNVMLKGAGPILINWDFSSNMVRRSEKSSSLEFENSFFLMRGLKSWGIEFLDANKNAWISRSQLAARAMSGKSVIKAFRLTLKFEDGQDVMIVERIPYVRG; the protein is encoded by the coding sequence ATGATATATTTTCAACGTAATCATACCTCTCCTGAATCCCAGAAGGGTTTTTCGCTTATTGAAGTACTTATCGGATTGGTTTTGTCTGGTTTATTGATGAGTATGGTTGCTATGGTTCTGGGACAGTCGGTCACCAATAACGAGGTTGTCCGATCTAGTGCCGGACTTTCTTCACGCATGTTTACTTTGCGTCGCATTTTGCATCGCGATCTGCAGAATATAATCCCCGGAAGACCTTTAGGTGTTGAGGGTAATGGATTCAGTCTTGAATCTACACACAACGTCATGTTGAAGGGGGCGGGGCCAATTCTTATTAATTGGGACTTTTCTTCGAATATGGTTCGTAGGAGTGAGAAATCTTCCAGTCTTGAATTTGAGAATTCTTTTTTTCTGATGCGTGGCCTTAAGTCATGGGGGATTGAATTTCTTGATGCAAATAAAAATGCCTGGATTTCGCGTTCCCAGTTGGCTGCTAGAGCTATGAGCGGTAAATCCGTGATTAAGGCATTCAGGCTGACGTTGAAATTTGAAGACGGCCAAGATGTGATGATTGTCGAGAGGATTCCATATGTTAGGGGATAA
- a CDS encoding type II secretion system protein GspK, producing the protein MLGDNPDRYSRGVVLVIVLVLFMALSGLTLMTIEISSRGAVEASRMRSEYEAGFMAEEALYMIYDLLKDDKTPFSDTAREEWAKKWSDDGLEIVITPCNAKININQLIKGRDRKRTLQIFSSLLPTGGDVRTMAGSLGVWTGINADPKLEKIDNFFYSSHSPSYTPRGGELKIPEEILLVRGWEELDQGWVDEMLTVWGAGRLNINFISRDVLLAYFPELGKGVDRIMHWARTRGFTDLSQVLSVIGIQSDSSLYKNMTNELVVKSDYYEARVTASVGGCTVVKRYIIRRQSALEIGDPELVFQNDISVTFAK; encoded by the coding sequence ATGTTAGGGGATAATCCAGACAGATATTCACGTGGGGTGGTGTTGGTCATTGTACTGGTGTTATTTATGGCTTTGTCTGGTTTAACTCTTATGACCATTGAAATCAGTTCACGTGGAGCGGTGGAAGCCAGCCGGATGCGTAGTGAGTATGAAGCCGGATTTATGGCTGAAGAAGCTCTCTATATGATCTATGATTTACTTAAAGATGACAAAACGCCATTTTCTGACACAGCGCGTGAAGAATGGGCCAAGAAGTGGAGTGATGATGGACTTGAAATTGTAATTACTCCCTGTAACGCCAAAATTAATATCAACCAGTTGATTAAAGGTCGCGACAGAAAAAGGACACTCCAAATATTTAGCAGCCTTCTTCCTACGGGGGGAGATGTTAGAACTATGGCGGGAAGTCTTGGAGTCTGGACAGGAATTAACGCGGATCCTAAGCTGGAAAAAATAGATAATTTCTTTTATTCCTCACATTCTCCTTCGTATACTCCGCGTGGAGGGGAATTGAAAATCCCGGAAGAAATTTTACTCGTTCGGGGATGGGAAGAGTTAGATCAAGGCTGGGTGGATGAAATGCTTACTGTCTGGGGAGCGGGCCGTCTCAATATAAATTTTATTTCACGTGATGTATTGCTGGCATATTTTCCTGAACTGGGGAAAGGCGTTGACAGAATTATGCATTGGGCCAGAACGAGGGGTTTTACAGACTTAAGTCAGGTGCTTTCGGTTATCGGTATACAGTCTGATTCTTCCCTATATAAAAATATGACTAATGAATTGGTCGTTAAGTCAGACTATTATGAAGCTCGGGTCACTGCGTCTGTGGGTGGGTGTACGGTGGTGAAAAGATACATCATTCGCAGGCAGAGTGCTCTCGAAATAGGAGATCCGGAATTGGTTTTCCAGAACGATATTTCGGTTACCTTTGCAAAATGA
- the gspM gene encoding type II secretion system protein GspM, translated as MSGSVMDLERFYIWQDWPADKQKLFFTALVAGWALVLFLVWSGLAESQSKAERVTLASKQQYAKIVPLVEQLKAGESSRGALVDREPMTAAQQVIRDLGLDTRLTSLRPLQGGGDSGQGVQVLLESLNLPELIALMRDFNVRGALKVTNFNINHRLDSPELADVQIILFR; from the coding sequence ATGTCAGGTAGTGTGATGGATCTGGAAAGATTTTACATTTGGCAGGACTGGCCTGCAGATAAACAGAAGCTTTTTTTTACTGCGCTTGTTGCTGGTTGGGCGCTGGTTCTTTTTCTGGTCTGGTCCGGACTTGCTGAGTCCCAGTCCAAGGCTGAGAGAGTCACTCTTGCCAGTAAGCAGCAATACGCCAAGATAGTACCATTGGTTGAACAGCTCAAGGCCGGTGAATCTTCCCGTGGTGCGCTGGTTGACCGGGAACCCATGACTGCCGCTCAGCAGGTTATCCGTGACCTTGGTCTGGACACAAGGCTGACTTCTCTTCGTCCATTGCAGGGCGGGGGAGATTCCGGACAGGGTGTCCAGGTTTTGCTCGAATCTTTGAATTTACCTGAACTGATCGCTCTGATGCGCGATTTTAATGTGCGCGGAGCTTTGAAGGTTACAAATTTTAATATTAACCACAGGCTGGACTCTCCTGAGCTGGCAGATGTGCAAATTATTCTTTTCAGGTAG
- a CDS encoding class I SAM-dependent methyltransferase, which produces MISNNILSFAKSVLCEVLQPGCIVVDATVGNGYDTVFLSEKAGPNGYVFGFDIQEDAVKQTEQRLNEECLPENWTIFHSGHEHMLELIPAEFHGRINAVMFNLGFLPGSDKTVITKSETTLAAIKSSLELLAKGGMLCIAIYAGHPGGDEEDIAVREYCNALDYHAYRVIQSEMINKPGYPIRMLFVTKI; this is translated from the coding sequence ATGATTTCCAATAATATTCTATCTTTTGCTAAATCAGTACTGTGTGAAGTGCTGCAGCCGGGGTGTATAGTAGTCGATGCTACTGTGGGCAACGGTTATGATACTGTTTTTTTGTCAGAAAAAGCAGGTCCGAATGGTTATGTATTCGGATTTGATATTCAGGAAGATGCGGTTAAGCAAACCGAACAGCGTTTAAATGAAGAGTGTCTTCCCGAAAACTGGACTATTTTTCATTCCGGTCATGAGCATATGCTTGAGCTTATTCCTGCAGAGTTTCACGGCCGTATAAATGCTGTAATGTTTAATCTCGGTTTTCTGCCCGGTAGTGACAAGACCGTAATCACCAAGTCCGAGACTACACTGGCGGCAATTAAATCCTCTTTAGAGCTTCTTGCCAAGGGCGGTATGCTCTGTATTGCTATTTATGCCGGACACCCCGGCGGAGATGAGGAAGACATAGCTGTGCGGGAGTACTGTAACGCACTTGATTATCACGCCTATCGGGTTATCCAGAGCGAAATGATAAACAAGCCCGGTTATCCCATACGCATGTTGTTTGTGACTAAGATTTAA
- a CDS encoding DegT/DnrJ/EryC1/StrS family aminotransferase, producing MKQIRFLDVGWTYQALAPKMDAAAKRVLESGWFIHGDEVKAFEKEFALYTGAKHCIGCGNGLEAIELVLRAAGVGPGDDVLVPSNTFIATWLAVTRTGANIVPVEPLEATYNMDPAKLEEALTPATKAIIPVHLYGQPADMDPIMEFAEKHSLFVVTDAAQAHGAVYKGRMSGTLGHAAAFSFYPGKNLGAFGDGGAVTTMDDKIAERVRKLANYGSTEKYVHECKGFNSRLDEMQAAFLRVKLDKLDNWNWTRKTVASIYLEGLKDTPLMLPVVGEQIQSVWHLFVVRCKDRDGLIKHLAENKIEASIHYPTPPHKQGAYKEMENLSLPISEAIHSEVLSLPMGPHMTEEDAQRVVEVVKAFF from the coding sequence TGGCCCCGAAAATGGACGCTGCAGCAAAGCGGGTTCTTGAATCGGGCTGGTTTATTCATGGCGACGAAGTAAAAGCTTTTGAAAAGGAATTCGCCCTCTACACCGGAGCAAAGCACTGCATCGGCTGCGGTAATGGCCTTGAGGCAATTGAACTGGTCCTGCGCGCTGCCGGAGTAGGTCCCGGCGACGATGTTCTGGTGCCTTCCAACACCTTTATCGCCACATGGCTGGCGGTAACCCGTACCGGAGCCAACATTGTTCCGGTTGAACCATTGGAAGCAACATACAACATGGACCCGGCCAAGCTCGAAGAAGCTTTGACTCCGGCAACCAAAGCCATAATCCCGGTCCACCTCTACGGCCAACCAGCAGACATGGACCCGATCATGGAATTTGCGGAAAAGCACAGCCTGTTTGTAGTCACTGACGCAGCACAGGCCCATGGCGCGGTTTACAAAGGCCGTATGTCCGGCACACTGGGCCACGCAGCGGCATTCAGCTTCTACCCCGGTAAGAACCTCGGTGCTTTCGGTGACGGCGGGGCCGTTACCACCATGGACGACAAGATTGCCGAACGGGTACGTAAGCTTGCCAACTACGGCTCAACTGAAAAATATGTCCATGAATGCAAGGGCTTCAACAGTAGACTCGATGAAATGCAGGCCGCGTTCCTGCGCGTCAAGCTTGATAAGCTGGACAACTGGAACTGGACCCGCAAGACTGTAGCCAGCATATACCTTGAAGGACTCAAGGACACCCCGCTTATGCTCCCGGTCGTCGGAGAACAAATCCAGTCTGTCTGGCATCTCTTTGTAGTTCGCTGCAAGGACCGCGACGGACTGATCAAGCATCTTGCTGAAAACAAGATTGAAGCCTCCATTCATTACCCTACTCCCCCTCACAAGCAGGGAGCTTACAAGGAAATGGAGAATCTTTCCCTGCCCATCAGTGAGGCAATCCACAGCGAAGTGCTTTCCCTGCCCATGGGACCGCACATGACTGAGGAAGACGCCCAAAGGGTTGTGGAAGTTGTGAAGGCCTTTTTTTAG